One genomic segment of Streptomyces niveus includes these proteins:
- a CDS encoding non-ribosomal peptide synthetase: MLEPSARLVLLSPARLVDVRRRTGGYSDRTIAGACAVGLSYWATGRSPEGIELAPGTLFADVLGWVDNGGAGPGGWETGAIGTAGTDSGSQSWGIAVPKGVAPADAQLALDDLADFPDRPLGTIAPTGASARLRTLTEWNDNTADRDRPTVVEMFLEQSRTRPDAVAVVDDQRSLTYRQAAELSGQLAHRLIERGLTAEQVVGISLGRSAEMVVGLLAVLRAGCAFVPLDPQWPAARRAVVVQDARVVLQLNATGEPGPGEPDAEQVDLDNWKFGSYPADGTGISVPGDALAYVIFTSGSTGRPKGAMIRHEAISERLLWQVNEILGFGHDDASLFKAPLSFDISINEIFLPLVSGGRLVVLRPGGERDPHHLLSVIAEQRVTFTYLVSSMLDVLLEMAGDTGRLDSLRHVWCGGEVLTPELYERFRTRLDIPLYHGYGPAETTIGVSHVIYRGAAERLSTSIGKANPNTQLYVLDDELRPVPVGVGGELYAGGFLLGRGYVNAPGLTASRFVANPFADDGSRLYRTGDLARFAPDGSLDFLGRADNQIKIRGMRLEIEDVEAGLAEHPSVRHTCVVAKKNAAGGTYLVGYVIPAAGSEGLRADEVKAWAAEHMVEYMVPAHTVVLTEFPLTANGKVDRNALPEPVIGTGTILPPATEDERVVCAAVAALLRLDEVGVNQDFFQLGGDSILAISLLSSLREAGLYVTARQIFTNSNVRALAAVASREDVTTVDHRDVPTGPVAGSPVVRWLGETTDAIDGFVQSVVLNTPAELTADALDAILDAVVGRHDMLRARLVRGDRWSFDIPEAPAGPAPETDRSATVWQQSDRPLDECVALATDALDPDDGAMLRAVWRPGARQLVVAVHHVVIDGVSWRILMEDLATAWRQFTAGVPVELPPVGTSFRRWTQLLERAAFDADSAYFRRPLPGADGPVGRRALTEADTVARERTRTVAAGPEVTAALLGEIPAKFHAGVNDVLLTALAVSLARWRRDLGQHQTYAHIELEGHGREGRFVAGTAGFEPELSRTVGWFTTLFPVTVDPGAAPDLTAPEYLAAALKAVKEDLARVPDNGVSYGALRYLADSEFDAPAPQVLFNYLGRFDAGGAGDWQLSGTTGQLGEKRDPRMRLPRALEFNAIAEPASTGEYELVTTISWPDGMFGDDDIATLGEYFRGALVGLAALDQGGHSPSDFPLVPLTQADVDALDGPALGDILPLTPLQEGLYFHSVFDDDSAGSYVEQQLITLDGEVDADRLAAAATRLLTLFPNLAARFTALADGRVVCVQENGTQAPFTTLERPGITDDEIRDHAERDRRAGFDLATGPLMRYTLIRAGAGRNVLVQTVHHIIADGWSVPPMLRALLAEYHAPGTVYPLGGFSDYLGWLAERDEDESDRVWRGELAELPGPSLVAEEHTPSDRFADTATEPGDDGEDGRDIDAAVRSAGVPLSVAVHSAWAVTLGGLLHGRDVVFGSTVSGRDAEVPGIGDMVGLFINTIPVRARWTDTTTARDLLAAVREHQSAVLPHQHVSLARIGRLAGVGALFDTLVVFDVATEVDALRGPDDELRIADIVNEGAPHYPLTLVVERAGDGRPRFNLIYDGEVLREAGAEAILRTFTRTLTGLLNRPDAPVADLASEPEQAPARITPTTLGGLFDAAAGRDPAATAVTQCALDGGTRSLTYGELADAKDELAAVLRTAGVRPGKRVAVAVPRSVEQVVALVAVVTAGGAYVPLDMAYPDERLEYILADAAPQVVLVDRDQRDRFTGLLARAGVSARVLVQGDEPPPAASGPDAPAPEVDRHEPAYVIYTSGSTGRPKGVVVPHSSVVSLLANTRPDMDFGPSDVWVQFHSFSFDFAVWELWGALAHGGELLVPEYGLTRSPVDFHRLVRERGVTVLNQTPSAFYQFIEADRHADRPVTALRRIIFGGEALDPARLRGWVERHGTGSPELVNMYGITETTVHVTHRVLTDDDFGPGDDVSPIGGPIPGLATYLLDDRLRPVPPGRVGAIYVAGDQVSLGYLGRPGLTAGRFVANPFTGDGSRMYHTGDLARRTLDGELEFTGRADDQVQLKGFRVEPGEVESAVRELDGVVDVAVTVADSGDHLVAHVVGRVPDDATGLLATKLPVHMVPGRLLPVDALPLTVNGKLDRKALTERAARTPEFTDRAAPDGTSGAGYGSALAALIGIFADTLPGAATVDGDTDFFMAGGDSIVAITVINRARALGLPIAPRDVFLFRTPHALAGHLATRTPRAETPAPSRREDGPVAPTPIILRRRELGGSLARFAQARSLVVAEGTDFADVRRAANAVVAAHPVLRLRLRVEHGVWALRTEPAREITVARPDTTDATTAANEAAGRLDPESGDVIAFSWLEASSTLVVTVHHLAVDSVSWLILLDDLATAMSGTALAPPTTSYAEYAEALASGSTRALDGLGHWIGTLRAPALLTEAVRPRGTTVVLAPDTSDVVTRTAPAALGLGLTELLCGALRTALTHIQPAPTDLAIELERHGRVPALDHHDYSRTVGWFTSIAPVRLTAQTDPVAAAREVTERQPDEHGHVAYGQLRYLDPQTAPLLNTRPQVLFNYLGRGSESQALHLTGGDQGTPYAVEVNAWTDDATGSLHAAFTLAEGIPDEITEHWRRALEHLADASATAERTAPVTPLQRGLFFQAQMAGRAGHYVAQSYFTFDRRLDTDALAEAMAYVIVRHPVVGAGFTTDDDGNPVQSLKAGRRVGVRTVRLSTEAEIDALREADRDTGFDPAEPPLIRLTVVRLPDDRDGLLLSYHLLLWDGWSREILLRDLFDAYRAVVAGEPLDASPATPGFEEYARTLAAKDPAVSERFWAEYLAGLPGPTLLAGPEPSFSDELPHALTHTVSAELSERLRESAKGHGVTLNSVLTGAFGLLLGAHTGRSDAAFGVTVSGREGEGLSDIVGVLLNTVPMWTRAHPDDTVGAYLSAVQAARVEAMEHEHLGLGEIQRASGHDTLFDNLFVLQNFLDMDAFAAMNSRHGIESVRADDSTHYPFTWVVTPGDRLTVKLEHRDGDTGNARRLLDDYLRVLDDLTRSTGPVGALRGLGPEPGPARRTDIGTDTVVDRFDRAADNDPERVALVADGATMTFAGLRDRSRAVAGVLARRGIGPETNVALAIPRSLDSIVALFAVLRVGAAYVPLELDHPDERIAAIVADARPDVTLTVSAVSPRLTGDLIELDRPLPDAEPYRTFAPDDPDRLRHPAYTIYTSGSTGKPKGVVTEYAGLTNMLINHQRRIFEPVLAEHDHRTFRIAHTVSFAFDMSWEELLWLADGHEVHICDEELRRDAPRLVEYCLEHGIDVINVTPTYAQQLVAEGLLDNPGRRPTLVLLGGEAVTPSLWQRLADTDGTVGYNLYGPTEYTINTLGVGTFECQDPVVGVAIDNTEVYVLDPWLRPLPDGVPGELYVSGIGIARGYLGQPAQTAHRFVACPFGAPGERMYRTGDLVFRRPDGNLTYLGRTDQQVKIRGHRVELGEVEAAFAAHPAVRFAAAVAQPDPQVDGAYRLAAYLVLDGAELAPVVAEVGAALPDFLRPTHYAQVDGIPLTVNGKADTKALPEAKPLGALTTATERSPETETETVVCEFFAEALDLDDDEVSAVSDFVSLGGHSMLAVRLIGLLRREYGPVVTIRDLLTLRTPEAIARHLEDNS, encoded by the coding sequence ATGTTGGAACCGAGCGCTCGTCTCGTACTGCTCTCTCCCGCGCGTCTGGTCGACGTGCGCCGGAGGACCGGCGGCTACTCCGACCGGACCATCGCCGGTGCGTGCGCCGTCGGGCTGTCGTACTGGGCGACGGGACGGAGCCCCGAGGGCATAGAACTCGCCCCCGGGACGCTGTTCGCCGACGTGCTCGGCTGGGTCGACAACGGCGGTGCCGGGCCCGGTGGTTGGGAGACCGGCGCGATCGGGACGGCTGGAACGGACAGCGGTTCGCAGAGCTGGGGCATCGCCGTCCCGAAAGGCGTGGCACCCGCCGACGCGCAGCTCGCGCTGGACGACCTGGCCGACTTCCCCGACCGGCCGCTCGGCACCATCGCCCCGACCGGCGCGTCGGCGAGGCTCAGGACCCTCACCGAGTGGAACGACAACACGGCCGACCGGGACCGCCCGACCGTCGTGGAGATGTTCCTCGAACAGTCGCGGACGAGGCCGGACGCCGTCGCCGTCGTCGACGACCAACGATCACTGACGTACCGTCAGGCGGCCGAGCTGTCGGGCCAGTTGGCCCACCGTCTGATCGAACGCGGGCTCACCGCCGAACAGGTGGTCGGCATCTCGCTGGGCCGCTCCGCCGAGATGGTCGTCGGGCTGCTCGCCGTACTCCGGGCGGGCTGCGCGTTCGTTCCGCTCGACCCGCAGTGGCCCGCCGCGCGCCGCGCCGTCGTCGTCCAGGACGCCCGGGTCGTCCTGCAGCTCAACGCCACGGGCGAGCCCGGTCCGGGTGAACCGGACGCCGAGCAAGTCGACCTCGACAACTGGAAGTTCGGCTCATATCCCGCCGACGGGACCGGGATATCCGTCCCCGGCGATGCCCTCGCGTATGTGATCTTCACATCCGGTTCGACCGGCCGCCCCAAAGGCGCGATGATCCGGCACGAGGCGATCAGCGAGCGCCTGCTGTGGCAGGTGAACGAGATCCTGGGCTTCGGCCACGACGACGCGTCGCTGTTCAAGGCGCCGTTGTCCTTCGACATCTCCATCAACGAGATCTTTCTGCCTCTCGTCTCCGGCGGCCGACTGGTCGTCCTGCGGCCCGGCGGCGAACGCGACCCGCACCATCTGCTGAGCGTGATCGCCGAACAGCGCGTCACCTTCACCTACTTGGTGTCGTCCATGCTGGACGTCCTGCTGGAGATGGCGGGCGACACCGGACGTCTCGACAGCCTGCGGCACGTGTGGTGCGGCGGCGAGGTACTGACCCCGGAGCTGTACGAACGGTTCCGCACCCGGCTCGACATCCCCCTCTACCACGGCTACGGCCCGGCCGAGACGACGATCGGTGTCTCGCACGTCATCTACCGGGGCGCGGCGGAACGCCTGTCGACATCGATCGGCAAGGCCAACCCCAACACCCAGCTGTACGTGCTGGACGACGAACTGCGCCCGGTTCCGGTCGGGGTCGGCGGCGAACTGTACGCGGGCGGTTTCCTCCTGGGCCGGGGGTACGTGAACGCGCCCGGCCTGACGGCGTCCCGCTTCGTGGCGAACCCGTTCGCCGACGACGGGTCGCGGCTCTACCGCACCGGCGACCTCGCCCGGTTCGCCCCGGACGGCTCACTGGACTTCCTCGGCCGCGCCGACAACCAGATCAAGATCCGCGGCATGCGGCTGGAGATCGAGGACGTCGAGGCCGGTCTCGCCGAACACCCCTCGGTACGCCACACATGCGTCGTCGCGAAGAAGAACGCGGCGGGCGGCACCTACCTGGTGGGCTATGTGATCCCGGCCGCCGGGAGCGAGGGTCTGCGGGCCGACGAGGTCAAGGCGTGGGCCGCCGAGCACATGGTCGAGTACATGGTGCCCGCCCACACCGTCGTGCTGACGGAGTTCCCGCTCACCGCGAACGGCAAGGTCGACCGGAACGCGCTGCCGGAACCCGTGATCGGGACGGGAACGATCCTGCCGCCCGCCACCGAGGACGAGCGAGTGGTCTGCGCGGCCGTCGCGGCGCTGCTGCGGCTCGACGAGGTCGGCGTCAACCAGGACTTCTTCCAGCTCGGCGGAGACAGCATCCTGGCGATCTCGCTGCTCAGCTCGCTGCGCGAGGCGGGCCTCTACGTCACGGCGCGGCAGATCTTCACCAACAGCAACGTACGGGCGCTGGCGGCGGTGGCGAGCCGTGAGGACGTCACCACCGTGGACCACCGCGACGTGCCGACCGGTCCCGTCGCGGGATCGCCCGTCGTGCGGTGGCTGGGCGAGACCACGGACGCGATCGACGGCTTCGTACAGTCCGTGGTGCTGAACACCCCGGCCGAGCTGACCGCCGACGCCCTCGACGCGATCCTCGACGCCGTGGTCGGGCGGCACGATATGCTGCGCGCCAGGCTGGTACGGGGGGACCGCTGGAGCTTCGACATCCCGGAGGCGCCCGCAGGGCCCGCCCCGGAGACGGACCGGTCCGCCACGGTATGGCAGCAGAGCGACCGGCCGCTCGACGAGTGCGTCGCGCTCGCCACCGACGCGCTCGACCCGGACGACGGCGCGATGCTGCGCGCGGTCTGGCGCCCCGGAGCACGGCAACTGGTCGTGGCCGTCCACCACGTGGTCATCGACGGTGTCTCCTGGCGGATCCTGATGGAGGATCTGGCCACCGCCTGGCGGCAGTTCACCGCGGGCGTGCCCGTGGAGCTGCCCCCGGTGGGGACCTCGTTCCGGCGCTGGACGCAGTTGCTGGAGCGCGCCGCGTTCGACGCGGACAGCGCCTACTTCCGGCGTCCTTTGCCCGGAGCAGACGGACCGGTCGGCAGGCGGGCCCTGACCGAGGCCGACACCGTCGCACGGGAACGGACCCGGACCGTCGCGGCCGGACCCGAGGTCACGGCCGCGCTGCTCGGCGAGATTCCCGCGAAGTTCCACGCGGGCGTCAACGACGTGCTGCTGACCGCGCTCGCCGTCTCCCTCGCCCGGTGGCGCCGTGATCTCGGGCAGCACCAGACCTACGCGCACATCGAACTCGAAGGTCACGGCCGCGAGGGGCGGTTCGTGGCGGGCACCGCCGGCTTCGAACCGGAACTCTCCCGCACCGTGGGCTGGTTCACCACGCTGTTCCCGGTGACCGTGGACCCCGGCGCCGCGCCCGACCTCACCGCGCCCGAGTATCTGGCCGCCGCGCTCAAGGCGGTGAAGGAAGACCTCGCACGGGTGCCGGACAACGGCGTCTCCTACGGAGCCCTGCGGTATCTGGCCGACTCCGAGTTCGACGCGCCCGCACCGCAGGTGCTGTTCAACTACCTCGGGCGTTTCGACGCCGGAGGGGCGGGTGACTGGCAACTGAGCGGTACCACCGGGCAGTTGGGAGAGAAGCGTGACCCGAGGATGCGTCTGCCGCGCGCCCTGGAGTTCAACGCGATCGCCGAACCCGCCTCGACCGGCGAGTACGAACTGGTCACCACCATCTCCTGGCCCGACGGAATGTTCGGCGACGACGACATCGCGACTCTCGGGGAGTACTTCCGGGGTGCTCTGGTGGGGCTCGCCGCGCTCGACCAGGGCGGCCACTCGCCCAGTGACTTCCCCCTGGTGCCGCTCACCCAGGCCGATGTCGACGCGCTGGACGGCCCGGCGCTGGGCGACATCCTGCCGCTGACTCCCCTCCAGGAGGGCCTGTACTTCCACTCCGTCTTCGACGACGACTCGGCGGGCAGCTATGTCGAGCAGCAACTGATCACGCTGGACGGCGAAGTGGACGCCGACAGGCTCGCGGCGGCGGCCACCCGTCTGCTCACGCTGTTCCCGAACCTCGCCGCGCGGTTCACCGCGCTCGCCGACGGCCGCGTGGTCTGCGTCCAGGAGAACGGCACGCAGGCGCCCTTCACCACACTGGAGCGCCCCGGCATCACCGACGACGAGATCCGTGACCACGCGGAGCGGGACCGGCGCGCCGGATTCGACCTGGCCACCGGCCCGTTGATGCGGTACACACTCATCCGCGCCGGCGCCGGCCGTAACGTCCTGGTGCAGACCGTGCACCACATCATCGCCGACGGCTGGTCGGTGCCGCCGATGCTGCGGGCGCTGCTGGCCGAGTACCACGCACCGGGCACCGTGTACCCGCTGGGCGGCTTCTCCGACTATCTGGGCTGGCTCGCCGAACGCGACGAGGACGAGAGCGACCGGGTGTGGCGCGGTGAACTCGCCGAGTTGCCCGGACCGTCGCTGGTCGCCGAGGAGCACACCCCGTCCGACCGGTTCGCCGACACGGCGACGGAGCCCGGCGACGACGGCGAGGACGGCCGAGACATCGACGCGGCAGTCCGCTCGGCCGGTGTACCGCTGAGCGTGGCGGTGCACAGTGCGTGGGCGGTGACACTGGGCGGCCTCCTGCACGGCCGGGACGTCGTGTTCGGCTCCACGGTCTCCGGACGTGACGCCGAAGTCCCCGGCATCGGGGACATGGTCGGACTGTTCATCAACACGATCCCGGTCCGCGCCCGCTGGACGGACACCACCACGGCGCGCGATCTGCTCGCCGCCGTCCGGGAACACCAGAGCGCGGTACTGCCGCACCAGCACGTCTCGCTGGCGAGGATCGGCCGACTGGCCGGCGTGGGCGCGCTGTTCGACACCCTGGTGGTGTTCGACGTCGCGACCGAGGTGGACGCGCTGCGCGGGCCCGACGACGAGTTGCGCATCGCCGACATCGTCAACGAGGGTGCCCCGCACTACCCGTTGACACTGGTGGTGGAGCGCGCGGGCGACGGGCGTCCGCGCTTCAACCTCATCTACGACGGCGAAGTGCTGCGTGAGGCGGGCGCCGAGGCGATCCTGCGTACGTTCACCCGGACCCTCACCGGCCTGCTCAACCGGCCGGACGCCCCCGTCGCCGATCTGGCGTCCGAGCCGGAGCAGGCTCCCGCGCGGATCACGCCGACGACCCTCGGTGGGCTGTTCGACGCCGCCGCGGGCCGCGACCCGGCCGCGACCGCCGTCACCCAGTGCGCTCTCGACGGCGGCACCCGGTCCCTGACCTACGGCGAACTGGCCGACGCCAAGGACGAGTTGGCCGCCGTCTTGCGTACGGCCGGTGTCCGGCCGGGCAAGCGGGTGGCCGTCGCGGTCCCGCGCTCCGTCGAGCAGGTCGTCGCCCTGGTCGCGGTGGTCACGGCGGGCGGCGCGTACGTACCACTCGACATGGCGTACCCGGACGAACGCCTGGAGTACATCCTCGCCGACGCCGCCCCGCAGGTCGTCCTCGTCGACCGCGACCAGCGCGACCGGTTCACCGGACTGCTGGCCCGGGCGGGCGTATCGGCCCGCGTACTCGTGCAGGGTGACGAGCCGCCGCCCGCCGCCTCCGGCCCCGACGCGCCCGCGCCCGAGGTCGACCGGCACGAGCCCGCGTACGTCATCTACACGTCCGGATCGACCGGCAGGCCCAAGGGCGTCGTCGTGCCGCACTCCAGCGTCGTGTCGCTCCTCGCGAACACCCGCCCCGACATGGACTTCGGCCCGAGCGACGTGTGGGTGCAGTTCCACTCGTTCTCCTTCGACTTCGCGGTCTGGGAGCTGTGGGGCGCCCTGGCGCACGGCGGTGAGCTGCTGGTGCCGGAGTACGGACTGACGCGCTCCCCGGTCGACTTCCACCGGCTGGTACGCGAACGCGGAGTGACCGTCCTCAACCAGACCCCGTCGGCGTTCTACCAGTTCATCGAGGCCGACCGGCACGCCGACCGCCCCGTCACCGCACTGCGCCGGATCATCTTCGGCGGCGAGGCGCTGGATCCCGCGCGGCTGCGCGGCTGGGTAGAGCGCCATGGCACCGGCTCGCCCGAACTGGTCAACATGTACGGCATCACCGAGACCACCGTCCATGTCACCCACCGGGTGCTGACCGACGACGACTTCGGCCCCGGCGACGACGTCAGCCCCATCGGCGGCCCGATCCCGGGGCTCGCCACCTATCTGCTGGACGACCGGCTCCGGCCGGTGCCGCCGGGCCGGGTCGGCGCCATCTACGTCGCCGGCGACCAGGTGTCGCTCGGCTATCTCGGCAGGCCTGGGCTGACCGCCGGCCGGTTCGTGGCGAACCCGTTCACCGGCGACGGCTCCCGGATGTACCACACGGGCGACCTCGCCCGCCGTACGCTCGACGGCGAACTGGAGTTCACCGGCCGCGCCGACGACCAGGTGCAGCTCAAGGGCTTCCGTGTCGAACCGGGTGAAGTGGAGTCCGCCGTCCGGGAACTCGACGGTGTGGTCGACGTGGCCGTCACCGTGGCGGACAGCGGGGATCACCTCGTCGCGCACGTCGTGGGCCGGGTGCCCGACGACGCCACCGGCCTGCTGGCGACGAAGCTGCCCGTGCACATGGTGCCCGGCCGGTTGCTGCCGGTCGACGCCCTGCCGCTGACGGTCAACGGCAAACTGGACCGCAAGGCGCTGACCGAACGCGCCGCGCGGACACCGGAGTTCACCGATCGCGCCGCGCCGGACGGTACCTCCGGGGCCGGATACGGGTCCGCGCTCGCCGCGCTGATCGGTATCTTCGCCGACACACTGCCCGGCGCCGCCACCGTGGATGGCGACACCGACTTCTTCATGGCCGGGGGCGACAGCATCGTCGCCATCACCGTGATCAACCGCGCCAGGGCGCTCGGCCTGCCGATCGCGCCCCGCGACGTATTCCTGTTCAGGACACCGCACGCGCTCGCCGGACACCTGGCCACGCGCACACCGCGAGCCGAGACCCCCGCCCCCTCCCGCCGCGAGGACGGCCCGGTCGCACCGACGCCGATCATCCTGCGCCGGCGTGAACTCGGCGGCTCACTCGCCCGGTTCGCCCAGGCCAGGTCGCTGGTCGTGGCCGAGGGCACCGACTTCGCCGATGTCCGGCGGGCGGCGAACGCCGTCGTTGCCGCGCATCCGGTCCTCCGGCTGCGGCTCCGTGTCGAGCACGGCGTATGGGCGCTGCGTACCGAACCGGCCCGCGAGATCACCGTCGCACGGCCGGACACCACCGACGCGACGACGGCGGCGAACGAGGCCGCCGGACGGCTCGACCCCGAGTCCGGGGACGTCATCGCGTTCTCCTGGCTGGAGGCGAGCAGCACCCTGGTCGTCACCGTCCACCATCTCGCCGTCGACTCGGTGTCCTGGCTGATCCTCCTCGACGACCTGGCCACCGCCATGAGCGGTACGGCCCTGGCACCCCCGACCACCTCCTACGCCGAGTACGCCGAAGCACTCGCGTCGGGATCGACCCGGGCGCTCGACGGCCTCGGCCACTGGATCGGCACGCTCCGGGCACCCGCGCTGCTGACCGAGGCGGTGCGGCCGCGCGGGACCACCGTCGTCCTCGCGCCCGACACGAGTGACGTCGTGACGCGTACCGCGCCCGCCGCGCTCGGCCTGGGTCTCACCGAGCTGCTGTGCGGCGCCCTGCGCACCGCGCTGACACACATTCAGCCCGCGCCCACCGATCTCGCCATCGAACTGGAACGGCACGGCCGGGTCCCCGCCCTCGACCACCACGACTACAGCCGTACGGTCGGCTGGTTCACCTCCATCGCGCCCGTACGGCTCACCGCGCAGACCGACCCGGTCGCCGCCGCCCGTGAGGTCACCGAGCGCCAGCCGGACGAGCACGGACACGTCGCCTACGGCCAACTCCGGTACCTCGACCCGCAGACGGCCCCACTCCTGAACACCCGCCCGCAGGTGCTGTTCAACTACCTCGGCCGCGGCAGCGAATCGCAGGCACTGCACCTCACCGGCGGCGATCAGGGCACCCCGTACGCCGTCGAGGTCAACGCGTGGACCGACGACGCCACCGGAAGCCTGCACGCCGCCTTCACCCTCGCCGAGGGCATCCCCGACGAGATCACCGAACACTGGCGGCGCGCGCTGGAACACCTCGCGGACGCCTCCGCGACGGCCGAGCGCACGGCGCCCGTCACCCCGCTCCAGCGGGGACTGTTCTTCCAGGCCCAGATGGCGGGCCGGGCCGGACACTATGTCGCTCAGAGCTACTTCACCTTCGACCGGCGACTGGACACCGACGCGCTGGCCGAGGCGATGGCGTACGTGATCGTCCGGCACCCGGTCGTGGGCGCCGGCTTCACCACCGACGACGACGGCAACCCGGTCCAGAGCCTCAAGGCGGGCCGGCGGGTCGGCGTACGGACCGTCCGGCTGTCCACCGAGGCGGAGATCGACGCCCTGCGCGAGGCGGACCGCGACACCGGATTCGACCCGGCCGAGCCACCGCTGATCCGGCTGACCGTCGTACGGCTGCCCGACGACCGGGACGGCCTGCTCCTCAGCTACCACCTGCTGCTGTGGGACGGCTGGTCGCGCGAGATCCTGCTGCGGGACCTGTTCGACGCCTACCGGGCCGTCGTCGCGGGCGAGCCGCTGGACGCGTCCCCGGCCACGCCGGGCTTCGAGGAGTACGCCCGGACGCTCGCCGCCAAGGACCCCGCCGTATCGGAACGCTTCTGGGCCGAGTACCTGGCCGGCCTCCCCGGCCCGACGCTGCTCGCCGGTCCGGAGCCGTCCTTCTCCGACGAACTGCCGCACGCCCTCACGCACACCGTCTCCGCCGAACTGTCCGAGCGGCTGCGGGAATCCGCCAAGGGACACGGCGTCACGCTGAACTCGGTGCTGACCGGCGCCTTCGGTCTGCTCCTCGGCGCGCACACCGGCCGCAGCGACGCCGCGTTCGGCGTGACCGTCTCAGGCCGGGAGGGCGAGGGGCTGTCCGACATCGTCGGCGTACTCCTCAACACCGTGCCCATGTGGACACGGGCACATCCGGACGACACCGTCGGCGCGTACCTCTCGGCCGTACAGGCGGCCAGGGTCGAGGCGATGGAGCACGAGCACCTGGGGCTCGGCGAGATCCAGCGGGCCAGCGGACACGACACCCTTTTCGACAACCTGTTCGTGCTCCAGAACTTCCTGGACATGGACGCGTTCGCCGCGATGAACTCCCGGCACGGCATCGAATCGGTACGGGCCGACGACTCCACGCACTACCCCTTCACCTGGGTCGTCACGCCCGGCGACCGGCTCACCGTCAAGCTGGAGCACCGCGACGGCGACACCGGGAACGCCCGTCGGCTCCTGGACGACTATCTGCGTGTGCTCGACGACCTGACCCGGTCCACGGGCCCGGTGGGCGCGCTGCGGGGGCTGGGGCCGGAGCCCGGACCCGCCCGGCGCACGGACATCGGCACGGACACCGTGGTCGACCGGTTCGACCGGGCGGCGGACAACGATCCCGAGCGGGTCGCGCTCGTCGCCGACGGCGCCACCATGACCTTCGCGGGGCTCCGCGACCGGAGCCGCGCGGTGGCGGGAGTGCTCGCCCGGCGGGGCATCGGCCCCGAGACGAACGTCGCTCTCGCGATCCCGCGCTCGCTCGACTCGATCGTGGCGCTGTTCGCCGTGCTGCGCGTCGGCGCCGCCTATGTGCCACTGGAGCTGGACCACCCGGACGAGCGGATCGCCGCGATCGTCGCGGACGCCCGCCCGGACGTGACTCTCACCGTGAGCGCCGTGTCCCCCCGGCTGACCGGCGACCTGATCGAACTGGACCGGCCCCTGCCCGACGCCGAGCCGTACCGGACGTTCGCACCGGACGACCCGGACCGGCTGCGGCACCCCGCGTACACGATCTACACCTCCGGGTCGACCGGGAAGCCCAAGGGCGTGGTGACCGAGTACGCCGGCCTCACCAACATGCTGATCAACCATCAGCGCCGGATCTTCGAGCCGGTCCTCGCCGAGCACGACCACCGGACCTTCCGCATCGCGCACACCGTGTCGTTCGCGTTCGACATGTCGTGGGAGGAACTGCTCTGGCTCGCCGACGGCCACGAGGTGCACATCTGCGACGAGGAACTGCGCCGTGACGCGCCCCGACTGGTCGAGTACTGCCTGGAGCACGGGATCGACGTCATCAACGTGACCCCCACCTACGCACAGCAGTTGGTGGCCGAGGGCCTGCTCGACAACCCCGGACGGCGCCCGACGCTCGTACTGCTGGGCGGCGAGGCCGTCACCCCGTCGCTGTGGCAGCGGCTGGCCGACACCGACGGGACGGTCGGCTACAACCTCTACGGACCCACCGAGTACACCATCAACACCCTCGGCGTCGGCACCTTCGAATGCCAGGACCCGGTGGTCGGCGTGGCGATCGACAACACCGAGGTGTACGTACTCGATCCATGGCTGCGGCCCTTGCCGGACGGAGTCCCCGGAGAGCTGTACGTATCGGGCATCGGCATCGCGCGCGGCTACCTCGGGCAGCCCGCCCAGACCGCGCACCGCTTCGTCGCCTGCCCGTTCGGCGCACCCGGCGAGCGCATGTACCGCACCGGAGACCTGGTGTTCCGGCGGCCCGACGGGAACCTGACGTATCTCGGCCGCACCGACCAGCAGGTCAAGATCCGGGGCCACCGGGTCGAACTCGGCGAGGTCGAGGCCGCGTTCGCGGCGCACCCGGCGGTGCGCTTCGCCGCCGCCGTCGCCCAGCCCGACCCCCAGGTCGACGGCGCGTACCGGCTCGCCGCCTATCTCGTACTGGACGGAGCCGAGTTGGCGCCGGTCGTCGCCGAAGTGGGCGCCGCACTCCCGGACTTCCTGCGCCCGACGCACTACGCACAGGTCGACGGCATCCCGCTCACGGTGAACGGGAAGGCTGACACCAAGGCGCTGCCCGAGGCCAAGCCGCTCGGCGCGCTGACCACGGCGACGGAGCGCAGCCCGGAGACCGAGACCGAGACCGTGGTCTGCGAGTTCTTCGCCGAGGCCCTGGACCTGGACGACGACGAGGTGAGCGCGGTGAGCGACTTCGTGTCCCTCGGAGGGCACTCCATGCTGGCGGTGCGGCTGATCGGGCTGCTCCGCCGCGAGTACGGACCCGTGGTCACGATCCGTGATCTGCTGACCCTGCGAACCCCGGAAGCGATTGCCCGCCACCTTGAAGACAACTCCTGA